The window CAAAAAGGTACGGCAATCCCCACGAGCCCGTGACGAGCGGGTCCCACAACCTTAAACGTGCCGAAAAACAGTAGCCGCGAACTAAAAGTGGCCGAAATGGCTCGAAACGGCCTCTTTTTGCTTCCCGGAGTAGCCACGGGCTGTACCCGTAGCTCAGCACGTGGGGCTCGGCGAGAGCTTCGCGGTGATATGATGTGGGTCCCGTAACTCCTTCCGGATCAAAAGTTATGCCCGTCTGAAGGGTGGGGGACCAGAACCTGCGCACGGGAGCGTACGctatgaaagaataaagtgcGGGGCTATTGACGGGTGCGATCATACCAGCACTAATGCACCGGATCCCATCAGAACTCCGAAGTTAAGCGTGCTTGGGCGAGAGTAGTACTAGGATGGGTGACCCCCTGGGAAGTCCTCGTGTTGCACCCCTTTTTGCGAGTgcgttcattttttttttttatttccgtTCAGTTGGTCTTGCTGCGGTCCGAAACTCGACTAGCGGTTGGCGGGCGCGAGGACAAAAAGGTACGGCAATCCCCACGAGCCCGTGACGAGCGGGTCCCACAACCTTAAACGTGCCGAAAAACAGTAGCCGCGAACTAAAAGTGGCCGAAATGGCTCGAAACGGCCTCTTTTTGCTTCCCGGAGTAGCCACGGGCTGTACCCGTAGCTCAGCACGTGGGGCTCGGCGAGAGCTTCGCGGTGATATGATGTGGGTCCCGTAACTCCTTCCGGATCAAAAGTTATGCCCGTCTGAAGGGTGGGGGACCAGAACCTGCGCACGGGAGCGTACGctatgaaagaataaagtgcGGGGCTATTGACGGGTGCGATCATACCAGCACTAATGCACCGGATCCCATCAGAACTCCGAAGTTAAGCGTGCTTGGGCGAGAGTAGTACTAGGATGGGTGACCCCCGGGAAGTCCTCGTGTTGCACCCCTTTTTGCGAGTGcgttcatttttttattttatttccgtTCAGTTGGTCTTGCTGCGGTCCGAAACTCGACTAGCGGTTGGCGGGCGCGAGGACAAAAAGGTACGGCAATCCCCACGAGCCNNNNNNNNNNNNNNNNNNNNNNNNNNNNNNNNNNNNNNNNNNNNNNNNNNNNNNNNNNNNNNNNNNNNNNNNNNNNNNNNNNNNNNNNNNNNNNNNNNNNGGATGGACAGTCAGGTAGGTATGACACTGATATAAAACATGCAAACTACTGTCAGtggaaaactaaaacaaacaatttatgcctacaaatttagttcattataacAACAGTTTAGTTCATTTAgctgttttattacttcattataacaacaatttagtcGAATTAATGGCATActttaatgtgcaaacaacacatcagttaaagatgttacttcattataatattttattaattcattttaacaGTGATTTACTTCTTTTAATGGATATTACTTCAGGATAACTTAATTTTACTTCATGAAGAGTACAAATCGCATATACACTACAATAATATcagaatttaatattcaataagAACAGAAGTTCAGTTTTACTTGTTATTACTTCAGGATAACAAAACTTTACTTCATTATGAGTACAAATCGCATATACACTACAATAATATcagaatttaatattcaataagAACAGAAGTTCAGTTTTACTTGTTATTACTTCAGGATAACAAAACTTTACTTCATTATGAGTACAAATCGCATATACACTACAATAATATcagaatttaatattcaataagAATAGAAGTTCAGTTTTAATGGATATTACTTCAGGATAACTTAATTTTACTTCATGAAGAGTACAAATCGCATATACACTACAATAATATcagaatttaatattcaataagAACAGAAGTTCAGTTTTACTTGTTATTACTTCAGGATAACAAAACTTTACTTCATTATGAGTACAAATCGCATATACACTACAATAATATAAGCATTTAATATTCAACAAGAACAGAAGTTCAGTTTTTAGCTCATATTTCCGaccatttacttcattattaatatGTCTACACTACAGACATGAAAAACATCGAAAATAACACATTGCTCGATTGAAAAAAGTTACGAACCTTCAACTGTGGTATTATCTAATTCTGGCTCTAAATCTGAATCAGAATCCGTGTCAAAAAGAGATCCTCCTAGATTAGTAAGATCATCCATAATCGATCCAGTTGAAGTAGATCCAGTTGAAGTAGATCCTAATCCGTCTTCAACCTCGGAATTTGTTGATGTAGATCCTAATCGGTCGATATTCTCCATGAGAGTCAGAATATTGCCAAATTGGAGCAAAACACGATGGTGAATCAAAGGCAGTTCGTAATTTAAAGTAGAACGCGATCGTTCGTGGAAGGCAGATTGAAGAAGATTGTAGAAGAACTTGATTGAAGAATTGAACGCGATCGACGAATTGAAGAACTTGATTGAAGATCGTGGACCGCAGATCGTGAATTGAACGAGAATTGAAAGAGAATTGAAGGAGAATGACGAATTGCGATTGAACGAGAATTGAAGGAGAACGAGAATTGAAGGAGAACGAGAATTGATTCGTCGACGATGTGAAGGAGAACGTGATCAGCAagttttgcatattttgatagtaatttgtaatttcctaAAATACCCCTGAGCatgttttaattgaataaaattaaaaataaattgtaaattaatcctagccacaagattaagaaaatggaaGGCCCTAATTTAGTCTCTAGTTCGGCCCTTAAGaatggttcgacattgatcacaactctatatatatatatatatatataggggagcactagggtgcatccttaattagagtgctaacgtacatccaaccacgtgctgccatgtggcacgaaaaatgcaatattgtatatataaaaatgcaatacacatttgtgaagttgttcatgcattttcgcagattgcattttagttataagaaaattgcattttttattgttaagttttgcatttcacataaattgcattttttattgttaagttttgcattttcacatatataaatgcaatccgtatagatataaaatgcaaattaaacagtcaatatcaaaaatgcaaaactcaacaataaaaaatgcaacttcatataacaaaaatgcaatctgtcgaaattcatattgcatttttctatatataatattgcatttttcgtgccacgtggcagcacgtgattggatgtacgttagcactttaaaattagttagcatattagtacatccctatatatatatatatatatatatatatatatatatatataggggtgtgttagggtccttacagcatcttagcgtaaaacacagcacaaatcacagcccttggatcattagattggatggctgtgatttgttacattatgatactaaaaatctacattattaggcgAGGTACATTATTGGACTagaaatgtacattgtaagactaaaactgtacatttctaaactaaaatgctacattattaaactaaaatgctacattattatccgagctacattattagtctaaaattctatattattagatgacacgtggcattaatctaaccattagatcatatgatccaatggactgcaagtgttttgagttttacttatacttagcgttctgacctgaatacatccctatatatatatatatatatatatatatatatatatatatacatccctatatagggtagtgataaaatgcaaactcatatattgtacaaacttcaaactttttcaacacaatatcaacataatgtcaacacagtataaaatttcaagattctgatatcaacacaatatcaatacaatgtcaacacaatttcaacacaacatcaaccgttgacattgtgttgacattttttgttgctattatttcatgatctgttgatattttctaacggtccagatcatagtttggagtttgtacaatatttagagtttgcatttgatcacatccctccctatatatatatataaattaacttTGGTGGCATGCCGAAatgtaaaaatagaaatatttttagaatattccataattttaaattgagaaaACTATTCTTAAAAGTCTACCTTCAGACAAACTCAAAAATAACATCGTGAAAATCCCAATTCATGCATAAACCAGGTCGGCCTAATACACGAGCCACCTATCGAAAGAAGGAAATGTATGTTCATTCATATTGACAAgataactttatttaatttactagtaataaaaagCACTATATATATgacatacatatttaattaggCGAGCTTGATAATAGTCTGAATCACAACTTGTTTAACCCACTTTAAATCTTGGCTGTACACCAACGCTTTCCCTCGCAATTCTCGAAAGCTCTTCTTCACCGCCGCGTCATCAGCCGTTCCCGACAAAGATTCGATCTCCAACTGCATCCTGCGAGCCACAACATAAATGTCACTCACATGTTTGATGATGCTCTTTGCGCCCATCACCATAGCGCCGATTGTCTCCTTTTGTTTCACAACGCCCCTCTCACGGCGGTCGAGAATCATATGCACCCATTTCCCAATTCCACAGAAGAGGATGGAGGctcccgccgccgccgccgctggcTTCTTGGATTTGGCATTGGCGGCGGCCAGGTAGGCGCTGACTACGGCGGCGGCCGTGAAGAGAGCACCGGACACCTTTTTCAAGGCGGTGATGGAGTTGAGCTTCTCACCGAGGCTCTTGTCCAAGGAGTGCAGCGTCACCCGCATCATCAGCTGCTGCTTATGAAGGCACCATAAATCATGGAGGAAGTTGTCAAACGGATCATCTGATTGGTGGTTATTTGTAGGGTTGAGACGCCGTTGGACCGCGGAACGGAGGTCGGGAGTTTGGAGTGTTTCGACGTAGTGGTTGTCCACAAACTCGAGCAGCTTCTGATTATTCGTAGCGTCCTTTTGCAGCTCAACAAATGCTGCCGTTACTGATTCTTGAATGTGGGTTTGGAGCTGCTCAGATGTATTATGGTGGTGCTCCTGTGACATATcgtaaaacaaaatatgtttTGAAATCAAGTACAAACCCTAATCGTTTTTCTATCAGCCTTTTATAATGAGCCAAATAagtatactactactatagtaCTATGACAATCATGTTCTTTTGTTAAGACAGACTCCATATAAATAGTACGTAGCCAAGACCTAAAGTTATACTACTTCCAAGTGTTTCTATTGGGCACATAGATTAAAGAAAGAGAGTTTAGTTAGTTAAGTGaagtaaaaatatagtagaagagaaaataaaataagagaaataatgaaataattgtgATAACTGAAAAGATAGTTAAGTAAGAAAGATTAAtgtgttgttttgttttacaaGTAAATGACTGAACTACATTGAAATAGAAggaatactagtagtactataatttagcCAAGGTAATTTCGATCAGAATACCcctagtaatatataaaatctgaaaaaaatttaattgtgaCACAATGGACCTGGATCCGAAGTTGGTCAAGGCAAGGGTCAAGATGAAGCCAAGAAAAGTACTGTATTGTTTATGGAAACTTTAACGATTTATGAATTCGTTGGAGCACTACTTACACTTTTATTTGCTAATTCATCAGTATTAGGTGAGAAAATAATGTCTAATTTGTAGGTCGAGAATTACTATAATTCATTATCATCCTTTCTTGTTTAAACCTTCACGAGTTATTTTATGGTTTTGTCAATCAAAGTGAATTAAGCCTGTCAACTAATACATAGTAGATGACAAACGATCGTAGAAAACTTACCcatttctatctttttctcaAATAGGAGGAGACGAGTAGTACataacataaaatttgtctATTTGTTCCTTTCACTTTATCTGTCATTCAGGTAGGCTGATAATGCTGTAAATTATACCATAAATTTCTATAGCGTCTTTTCCTATTCCAGCCGACCAGCCCTCTCTCGTAAGATTCAATTCTCacaattgtttgaattttttatttttgcatgaACAAGAATAGAATTTTTATTACCATATATATCAAGAATAAGATAATTACACAAAAGTAGCTAGGACTTAGtacggagtatatttttatacgtTGATGTCACTTATACTTTGGAGTTAACCACTTTGAATAGATGAAGATAAGATTTGTCACTTtccattaacaaaaatatataaaaatcgaTCCAGGTCATCGACAACTTCCCGTCACTTAACCTTTCCAACTATTGTAAGCCTTTTTTACTTCACAAAAATCTGGAATCAAATTCGCTAACATTACATTCTGGAATTCAGAAGTTCACAAGACGTTATCTTTCCAATATATACATGCAATGCATTTACTCTTCCGCCTTCACAGCGTTTCGTAACAGATTGAGAAATACACATTTTGAATCAGGGCAAAGAAGATAAAGTTCATATACATCctctatttattcttttataagtCAAGGGGAATTGATTCGAGATCAGTAAATGCAATAAAGAGCTTTATAGTATTGGTAATATTTGGTCAGAgatctaaataaaaaagttattatagaatctttatatataaaaaacattgctaacataattttaacattttataaatttaatttagaacGCCTGTTGCTCGctccacaattttttttcgaCAGTCTTCCCACCGTGTGAAGTAATTTTGGattcaaatttatagtatttgtggacatttatgatttattagtATGCATCAAAATTGGATAAATATTAGTAGCAgtacttttgaaaaaaatccattatttgaattaaaaaagttagtgaaatgtgaatcCTATTTTCATAGGGTCAAGAGAAGACAAATGTTAAGGGGGTTTAATTCGTGTTCTTAGCcaaatgtattaattaatcttcAGTTGGCACTTGGCAACCCCGATCTGCACCGAGCTGAAGCATCCTTGGTCATGAATCCTATGGGAATGGCTTTGAAGGGTCAGTATGAATCCCATctgtcatttttaattttcttacttttttatttctttttaatttcattttaatttcttatattctggtatagttttaaaattattagtaattagGATTCActaattcaatcaaattaaagctttatttttattctcctatttattttgCAGTGTTCAAATTGATAATTACTTTGCCAGAATTAATTCATCCTCAATtcagtttataattttaaacaaataaatttcaatgaaAAATACTCCGTATTAAATATGAGTAccgtatataaaagtaaagtatagtatttttttgttataaaattttataatttgaaggAAAGATAAGGTAAATTGACGACTAGCTAAAAAGTATTTTTGGTATTGAATAATACGAAAGTTAAATAGAACGAATTCATGTCTTAGTCGTGAATTATATCTAGGGACTATAGGTCCACTATTATGATCAATTAACAACAAATTTCGTgtttgtaaaatgttgttaTAATAATAAGGATGGTCATTTCAATGATGATATCTTATTCTCTACAATAGTAAAGtggctttttttttattaactccACCAGTATAATTTCTATTATATGGACGAAATTGAAGAATGAAGATGAACTGTAGTTTGCTTTAAGAAAAGTCCGTGATCGAAAACAAAAAAGTGGTTGTGAGaaagaaaattgttttttcCTCAAGAAGAAAGTATTTTTTAGCATGCttccatattaaaatatatagcgAAGATAGTGGTAGTTTTTTCCTGCAACGATGCATGGATGCCTATATATAACCGATTACTTTCTTGTAATTTATTAGCACCAACAAAATTTGTCCCCCAGAAATACTTGACCTATCTTAACTTTACTGCTTTCATATAATTATTCTTCAAAATAATTCATCGAGAGCGATTGTGATTTATTTACgataataatatattcaaaatttttagaATCTGTCGATTGGTCTCAAAGACCGAAAATGTAGAATGCAACTTGAATTGTCtggattattattataatgaaagTGCTTGGTAAAAGTActatagtataaaaatttgtaaaaaatactCTGTcacctaatttaattttatgatattcttttgtttatatGACACATAAGTATTACGTATAACAAGATTTCACAATCTGACGTAGAATTTTAACAGATTTCACAATTAATTTAGATTGTTACACACTTTAACTTCAACAGATTTTGTCACGAGAAAGGATTTTCCGAGAGAAGGTCACATTGAGAAGAAAGTACAGCTGTACCATTTAGCATgcttcataaaatattactaaagTCAATTTGTTAAGAATGGATGGAATCCTATATCCATTTacattattcaattatttagcACTATAATCTGTCTCCCCCAAATCTTGACTTTTATACTTCCGTATAATTCTTCTACAAAATAACCGAGCGACTGAGATTTTTTTTACGATAATTATATTGCAACCTCCAATCTCTTAACAACTGATGGAAATGCGGAAGACAGCTTGAATTTGTCTgtaatataattcaaaagtaatatagttttagttaaaaaaatactagtagtaaaataccaattaaaaaaaaacttgaattGTAGGAActttagtagtataaaatcTGTAACAAACATTCCAATGTCACTTATATTTTGTGACATGCTTTAACTGTTATGATCAGACATAAAAATTACCTCACAATATGTCACAATTATATTTGAGTAGAAAAACTTATTCACCACATTTTTGTTGTAACACTAAAGATTATCATGCTATCTAAACCGATAATAGTTCAGATTAATGAGTTCAGTCGTGTTTATAAGATCTTAAAATTACATTTACTTAATTCTTTTAGCTAAACCAAACAtctttgaattaattataacaaacgcttttataatgtagaaactTAAGCACAAAGGTCTACGTGCAAGTGTACCTTTTATGAATCTTCCATTGTTTCTTTTCCCCATTGGTAATTGGTAACTTTAGCtgttaatattaaaatggtctttttcaattcatcatTCATGATGACTTTAAGGTTAAATTTCTGgagtcatttattttattatcacgATAAAGACATTTGGACTAACATTGATATCGACGCtcgttaattaattaatgttatgTCGTTGAATATATCTCATGCAGACAAATCAGATTCCAAATCAGAAATATAGTAAAGAAATAATCATGAATatagtaagaaaaatattggCATAATTTATAGactttttatttaacaatCTTTCGCTTAAGGACTCTCTCAAataactagtagtagtagtatatattagtacatttttatattttctctatacCCGCTTAACATCATTTAACCTTCACTTTACGTTTTAAGGCCAGTTGAATAATTTCACTTGTTCTAAAGTTAACATTCATATTAAACATGTTCGTCGGATTCTCACTTCCAAGTATCATCTCAGATTCTCAAGTTgcaaaaatttttaattctttctaagaatttcttcactttttcaTCAAATCTCTTAATTTGTCAAACGTCATTTTTGCTATTGCGGCGCTGTCTGGCTTTCAGTGTGCCTACCCAACTTTCCAATAGGAACAATTGCAAATTAGGACACAAATTTCATCAGTGAGTTTGATATCTAATGAGTTCAATTGCGTGTTGATTAAGTTAAACTCGTCCAAATGATGTTAACCCATTTTATAGGGAtttgatcaattgctaactaattatcaatccaaaattgagaccaatttttaaccattagattagaagatcttgtggttgatataatgtcaagcgtaatatattttaaatttgaataattattaattaaattaaaagggtattaatgacAAATccgtagtaattataactaactactttctctctcctcaaaatcatctcaaatctttaaatttacgtaactctctcaatttaaattattttttcgcaaaaaatatatcaaattaaagataatttaataaggttTCCAACGAGATcccaattgcatatgttccgacgatgttcgggtgatgaaatttgataaattatatttcaattttcgcacatgttgataagcagcttttatcaacaaatgcaacaaaaaatctcaatatattgtaggcaaaatctcaatattatgcatgttcaatctcaataaaaatgtgttgatattttcttgtccttgtgttgatatttgtaatatacaatgttgatataaaaaaacactcacgaaaattatcatatgataacataatgacgatattacccttttattgatattttgtctactatttattgagatttgtgagctttaatctcatccactcattttaaaatctaagagtgaagatttagtcttgattttgaattagagtgctataagcattataATAGGACCCCATCTTTTATAAAagcaaagagaaaatataattaagcaCTCCTATTTTATTGAGTAGGGAAAagagagtaattttttttaaagagtacgttttggaattaattttttgacaaTACCTGGCCCATTACCCGCCCAGCCCATTACCCTCCAAACTCTTCTCATTAGCCGCCGATTCCGCCTTCACGACTCACTCTGGCTCTGCCTTTTTCTTCCCGCCCAATTTCCCGCTCTCGCCGGCGCAAAGAATCGCCGACTTCTTCGTTTGAGTCTGCCTCCGGCAACGGTACCGCAGTCTCCCCCTTTTGTCCTTTCCCCCATTTGTATGATGGATTTTTTGTGTTGAGCTCGGTTGTATTTTGATCTAGTTGGCCGGCTCAGAATTTTTAGAATGAATTGAATGTGGTTGAAATCGTGCTTTTTTGCTGCTTGGAATTTGTTTGATATCCTATGTTTCCTGTGaatttgtgagttaatgatgCCTCTGTTTACTAACTTACTGtgtatttgtttaaaaaaaaacggtAATGGTGATGATGTCTTAAAATAAGCATTTTTATGGATAGAATCAGCttgttttttattgaatcGGGAACTGCCATCTTAATTGCATTAGATTAGGAAGagtaaatcaaaattaaattaaattgtggcACACAGTTTGAAATGAGTTTGTTTAAAACTGAACAACTTACTGGCGAgttatagtagtagttttCATAATGCagtttttgaaattcaaaattcaaatttaattaatgctGTAAAGTAACTGCTTATGGATTGACATACCAAAATTCTGTATTGAATTTGTGTTTATAACTGCTTATATATCAGAATTTACAACATGCATCGAACTTGAAAGATCTAAAATACCATTGGCGGCAAATAAGGCACTGCTTTCTCTGTATAGTATATAAGCAATTTCATATATGTAAGTTTTGTTCAATTTGTGCAGTATCAATTAGTACCAATTATTGGCTAAAAAAAGAGATGTCCAAAGAGGAAAGTCCACTAGTTGGTAGAAGAACCACAAGATCATCTCTGAATTCGACACCAAACTCAAAAGCTCATCAGGAGGTTCCAAAGGCTACTAATCTTTCACGGCCATTGACTATCAAAGACCTTGTGTTCAGTGGTGAACCAATAAGCCTTGATGAGTTGATCAGTTCTTTTCCAGGAAGGAGAAGTCAAATTCTTGATTTGGTTCAGTTTTTGGGCCCTTTAAATTCACCCATGATTCCGTTATTTGTCTATGGAGGCGCTTCAACGGGGAAAACAAGCACTGTACTTTATATGTTCAGGCACTTGAAGCGTCCGTTCATTTATTGTAGTTGTGTCTCTTGTTATAGTCCTAGGATACTGTTTGAGTCCATATTGAATCAGCTTTTGCTTCATAGGAAGAATGAGAGTGGTGGTTATTTGAGTGCCAAACGGTGTGAAAGGCCATCTGATTTTGTCAATCTACTACGTGAAGCTTTGACTGCTCTCATAGAGAGCCTCAAAGGGAATACCGGAAAATCTAGCTCTAAAAAGTCATCTTCACAGGTCAATGGGAGGATGATTTACTTGGTATTTGATCATCTAGAGCTTATAAGGGAATGGGATAAGAGGGAGAGTATAATACCccttttgtttaatttgtacAACCTTCTTAAAATCCCTGAGGTTGGTATGATTTTTATCAGTAGAGCTTCTCTGGATACATTTCAGTCAGACACAGGTTATCTTGAACCTTTCCCCATCTATTTTCCTGAGTACACGGAAGATGAATTACGCCAGATATTCATGAGTAATCAAGCAAATCCTAAGCTGTATTCGTCTTTTCTGGAGTATGTATCACATGTTATTTTCAGTGCTTAAAGCATATTTCACTTTCGTTCTTTTGCAATTCCAGGCAGAATTAACA is drawn from Salvia hispanica cultivar TCC Black 2014 chromosome 6, UniMelb_Shisp_WGS_1.0, whole genome shotgun sequence and contains these coding sequences:
- the LOC125192691 gene encoding origin of replication complex subunit 5-like, whose product is MSKEESPLVGRRTTRSSLNSTPNSKAHQEVPKATNLSRPLTIKDLVFSGEPISLDELISSFPGRRSQILDLVQFLGPLNSPMIPLFVYGGASTGKTSTVLYMFRHLKRPFIYCSCVSCYSPRILFESILNQLLLHRKNESGGYLSAKRCERPSDFVNLLREALTALIESLKGNTGKSSSKKSSSQVNGRMIYLVFDHLELIREWDKRESIIPLLFNLYNLLKIPEVGMIFISRASLDTFQSDTGYLEPFPIYFPEYTEDELRQIFMSNQANPKLYSSFLDLVLRPFYRITRQIDELSTAFSPLYKYCEPLGDSVTAPVGDMTRKLFIHLQPFISPSLNETFTLSSQALLKDRNMRKSVFKKPGETLDEVEFHMSTSAKYLLISAFLASRNPATLDASLFDSTGGTDNRKRKRKVSEKSIDQKEAKEQEILMKGPGTFPLERLLAIYQCITSVGEYSLDDEELQNGESGADGSDSGSTSDILLQLSSLCSANFITKGGSCPLEGSTRYRSIVSEDIVLRVARSLKFPLSKYLYRR